A genomic window from Salvelinus namaycush isolate Seneca chromosome 5, SaNama_1.0, whole genome shotgun sequence includes:
- the LOC120048631 gene encoding probable ATP-dependent RNA helicase ddx6, with protein MSTARTENPTSIMGLNKPNGQFRGPLKPVGLTSGSLATAPQPDAHQKGGNIPQGSGGIRFGDDWKKCLQLPQKDCRFRTSDVTSTKGNEFEDYCLKRELLMGIFEMGWEKPSPVQEESIPIALSGRDILARAKNGTGKSGAYLIPLLERIDLKKDHIQAMVMVPTRELALQVSQISIQVSKHMGGVKVMATTGGTNLRDDIMRLDETVHVVIATPGRILDLIKKGVAKVDKVQMMVMDEADKLLSQDFVVLIEDIISFLAKGRQILLYSATFPISVQKFMAKHLSKPYEINLMDELTLKGITQYYAYVTERQKVHCLNTLFSRLQINQSIIFCNSTQRVELLAKKITQLGYSCFYIHAKMMQEYRNRVFHDFRNGLCRNLVCTDLFTRGIDIQAVNVVINFDFPKNAETYLHRIGRSGRFGHLGLAINLITSEDRFNLKSIEDQLVTDIKPIPGSIDKGLYVAEFRSADPDAEDEIRGKDGELSAA; from the exons ATGTCTACAGCAAGAACGGAGAATCCAACATCCATAATGGGACTGAACAAGCCCAACGGGCAGTTTAGAGGACCACTCAAGCCAGTTGGACTAACATCAGGATCCCTGGCAACTGCCCCACAACCAGATGCCCACCAGAAGGGAGGTAACATTCCCCAGGGCAGTGGGGGCATCCGTTTTGGCGATGACTGGAAGAAGTGCCTGCAGCTTCCACAGAAAGACTGCAGATTTAGAACATCA GATGTGACATCAACCAAGGGGAATGAGTTTGAAGACTACTGCCTGAAGCGGGAGCTACTGATGGGGATCTTTGAGATGGGCTGGGAGAAACCATCTCCTGTACAG GAGGAGAGCATCCCCATTGCTCTGTCAGGAAGGGACATCCTGGCCCGGGCTAAGAACGGCACCGGGAAAAGCGGAGCCTACCTCATTCCTCTCCTGGAGAGGATAGACCTGAAGAAGGACCACATACAGG CCATGGTGATGGTTCCTACACGAGAGTTGGCCCTGCAGGTGAGCCAGATCAGCATCCAGGTGAGCAAGCACATGGGTGGGGTCAAGGTCATGGCCACCACGGGAGGCACCAACCTGAGGGACGACATCATGCGTCTGGACGAGACTG TGCATGTGGTGATAGCCACACCAGGCAGGATCCTGGACCTGATAAAGAAGGGCGTGGCCAAAGTGGATAAAGTCCAGATGATGGTGATGGATGAG gcaGACAAGCTGCTGTCTCAGGACTTTGTGGTCCTCATCGAAGACATCATCAGCTTCCTGGCTAAGGGTCGTCAGATCCTACTCTACTCTGCCACCTTCCCCATCAGTGTGCAGAAGTTCATG GCGAAGCACCTTTCAAAGCCCTATGAGATCAACCTGATGGATGAGCTCACGCTGAAGGGCATCACCCAGTACTACGCCTACGTCACTGAGAGGCAGAAAGTCCACTGCCTCAACACCCTCTTCTCCAGG CTCCAGATCAACCAGTCCATCATCTTCTGTAACTCCACACAGAGGGTTGAGCTGCTGGCCAAGAAGATAACCCAGCTGGGCTACTCCTGCTTCTACATCCACGCCAAGATGATGCAG GAGTACAGAAACCGTGTGTTCCATGACTTCAGAAACGGACTCTGCAGGAACTTGGTCTGCACAG ATCTGTTCACCAGGGGAATTGACATCCAAGCGGTGAACGTAGTGATCAACTTTGACTTCCCCAAGAATGCTGAGACGTACCTGCATCGCATCGGCAGATCAG GGAGGTTTGGTCACCTGGGTCTGGCCATCAACCTGATCACCTCTGAGGACCGCTTCAACCTGAAGTCCATCGAGGACCAGCTGGTGACCGACATTAAGCCCATCCCCGGCAGCATCGACAAGGGCCTGTACGTGGCAGAGTTCCGCTCTGCCGACCCAGACGCCGAAGACGAGATCAGAGGCAAGGACGGCGAGTTAAGCGCAGCATAA